In the Juglans microcarpa x Juglans regia isolate MS1-56 chromosome 6D, Jm3101_v1.0, whole genome shotgun sequence genome, one interval contains:
- the LOC121235674 gene encoding transcription factor PRE3-like, whose translation MSSRRSRSRQSGGSRPITDDQINDLVSKLQQLLPEIRERRSDKVSAANVLQETCNYIRSLHREVDDLSERLSGLLESSDTAQAAIIRNLLMQ comes from the exons ATGTCAAGCCGAAGGTCTCGATCGAGGCAATCAGGTGGCTCCAGGCCGATCACTGATGATCAAATTAATGATCTTGTTTCAAAGTTGCAACAGCTTCTTCCTGAGATTCGTGAAAGGCGCTCTGACAAG GTTTCAGCAGCCAATGTGTTACAGGAGACATGCAACTATATCAGAAGCTTGCATAGAGAGGTTGACGATCTGAGTGAGCGACTGTCTGGGCTATTGGAAAGTAGTGACACTGCCCAAGCTGCGATTATTAGGAATTTACTTATGCAGTAG